A genomic stretch from Microcebus murinus isolate Inina chromosome 19, M.murinus_Inina_mat1.0, whole genome shotgun sequence includes:
- the PGAP6 gene encoding post-GPI attachment to proteins factor 6 isoform X1, giving the protein MGRAGTGTRTGSEAVAVAVAGPLLLLLLARPPPAAGDSRKSEAGLVSEHFSQAPQRLSFYSWYGSARLFRFQVPPDTVLLRWLLQVSRGSGPTCSDVEITVHFHYGAPPVINPLGASFRNDTWVRPSFQLSMPLSAMLLSNTSINVSHPAPGDWFVAAHLPPSAEKIQMKGFVPTCAYIFQPDMLVTRVVELSIMEPDVPHPQMLLSHPGYLKIFIPEYTQELRLELQGCASNGSLGCPVRLTVGSATLPGNFQKVLTCTSPTWPCRLLLPSPPWDRWLQVTAENLAGPHEAVAFSAVAALTACKPWRMTYPPVLHSSQNQNQSHSTSMVQPSLGPSYRDLGRNGRWDGGPFCLLSYPVIREDLDVVSVRFQPLDRVRVTVRSDTPSVMRLRLNTGMDSGGSLTIALRTNQTKIGNSTLVACVNAASPFLSFNTSHNCSTAFFQGYRLSLSASSHKANLIIPYPETENWYLSLQLLCPESPEDCEEARVQVETTLYLMPCLDDCGPYGQCLLLRRHGYLYAGCSCKAGWRGWSCTDNSTAQTEAQQRAAALLLTLSNLMFLAPIAVCVHRSLLVEASVYAYTMFFSTFYHACDQPGKAVLCILNYDTLQYCDFLGSGVSTWVTILCMARLKMVVKYVLFLLGTLVIAMSLQLDRRGAWNMMGPCLFASVIMVSMWVYRCGHRRQCYPRSWQRWAFYLLPGISMASVGVAIYTYLMTADNYYYTHSIWHVLLAGSAALLLPPREEHTEPWACPQRLPCHYQICRNDQDELYTVT; this is encoded by the exons aggctgggctggtgtccgaGCACTTCTCGCAGGCCCCGCAGAGACTGTCCTTCTACAGCTGGTACGGCAGCGCCCGGCTCTTCCGCTTCCAGGTGCCCCCGGACACCGTGCTGCTGCGCTGGCTGCTGCAAGTGTCCCGGGGCAGCGGCCCCACGTGCTCCGACGTGGAGATCACTGT GCACTTCCACTATGGGGCCCCCCCAGTCATCAACCCGCTGGGCGCCAGCTTCCGGAACGACACCTGGGTGCGGCCGTCCTTCCAGCTCAGCATGCCCCTGAGCGCCATGCTGCTGAGCAACACCTCCATCAACGTCTCCCACCCGGCGCCTGGGGACTGGTTTGtggctgcccacctgcccccctCCGCTGAGAAGATCCAGATGAAG GGCTTTGTTCCCACCTGTGCCTACATCTTCCAGCCTGACATGCTGGTCACGAGGGTGGTCGAGCTCTCCATCATGGAGCCTGACGTGCCTCACCCGCAGATGCTCCTCTCCCACCCTGGCTACCTCAA GATCTTCATCCCCGAGTACACACAGGAGCTGCGGCTGGAGCTGCAGGGCTGTGCGTCCAACGGGAGCCTGGGCTGCCCCGTGCGTCTCACTGTGGGCTCTGCCACCCTGCCCGGCAACTTCCAGAAGGTGCTCACCTGCAccagccccacctggccctgccGCCTGCTGCTGCCCTCGCCACCCTGGGACCGGTGGCTGCAAGTGACAGCTGAGAACCTGGCAGGACCCCACGAGGCAGTGGCTTTCAGTGCGGTAGCTGCCCTCACAG CCTGCAAGCCCTGGCGCATGACCTACCCCCCTGTCCTGCACAGCAGCCAGAACCAGAACCAGAGCCACAGCACCTCCATGGTGCAGCCGTCCCTGGGCCCCAGCTACCGAGACCTGGGCAGGAATGGCAGGTGGGACGGTGGCCCCTTCTGCCTCCTGAGCTACCCAGTCATCCGGGAGGACTTGGACGTGGTGTCTGTGCGCTTCCAGCCCCTGGACAGGGTCAGGGTGACAGTGCGCTCGGACACACCCTCCGTGATGCGGCTCCGCCTCAACACAGGCATGGACAGCGGGGGCTCCCTCACCATTGCCCTGAGGACCAACCAG ACAAAGATTGGGAACAGCACGTTGGTGGCCTGTGTGAACGCTGCCTCGCCCTTCCTCAGCTTCAACACCTCCCACAACTGCAGCACAG CCTTCTTCCAGGGCTACCGCCTGTCTCTGAGCGCCTCGTCCCACAAGGCCAACCTCATCATCCCCTACCCAGAGACAGAAAACTGGTACCTGTCCCTGCAGCTGCTGTGCCCCGAGAGTCCAGA GGACTGTGAGGAGGCCAGGGTCCAGGTTGAGACCACCTTGTACCTCATGCCCTGTCTGGACGACTGTGGACCCTACGGCCAGTGCCTCCTGCTCCGCAGACATGGCTACCTATATGCGGGATGCAGCTGCAAGGCAG GCTGGCGTGGGTGGAGCTGCACCGACAACAGCACGGCCCAGACCGAGGCGCAGCAGAGGGCCGCCGCACTGCTGCTCACACTCAGCAACCTCATGTTCCTGGCGCCCATCGCCGTCTGCGTGCACCGCTCCCTCCTGGTGGAGGCCTCCGTCTACGCCTACACTATGTTCTTCTCCACG TTCTACCACGCCTGCGACCAGCCCGGCAAGGCGGTGCTCTGCATCCTCAACTACGACACGCTGCAGTACTGTGACTTCCTGGGCTCTGGGGTGTCCACCTGGGTCACCATCCTCTGCATGGCACGGCTGAAGATGGTCGTCAAATAT GTCCTGTTTCTCCTGGGCACGCTGGTCATCGCCATGTCCTTGCAGCTGGACCGCAGGGGCGCCTGGAACATGATGGGGCCCTGCCTCTTTGCCTCCGTGATCATGGTCTCCATGTGG GTGTACCGCTGTGGGCACCGGCGCCAGTGCTACCCCCGCTCGTGGCAGCGCTGGGCCTTCTACCTCCTGCCCGGCATCTCCATGGCCTCTGTGGGCGTCGCCATCTACACTTACTTGATGACCGCCGACAACTATTACTACACCCACAGCATCTGGCACGTGCTGCTGGCAGGGAGCGCGGCATTACTGCTGCCGCCGCGGGAGGAGCACACAGAGCCCTGGGCCTGCCCGCAGAGGCTCCCCTGCCACTATCAGATCTGCAGGAACGATCAGGACGAGCTGTACACGGTGACCTGA
- the PGAP6 gene encoding post-GPI attachment to proteins factor 6 isoform X2: MPLSAMLLSNTSINVSHPAPGDWFVAAHLPPSAEKIQMKGFVPTCAYIFQPDMLVTRVVELSIMEPDVPHPQMLLSHPGYLKIFIPEYTQELRLELQGCASNGSLGCPVRLTVGSATLPGNFQKVLTCTSPTWPCRLLLPSPPWDRWLQVTAENLAGPHEAVAFSAVAALTACKPWRMTYPPVLHSSQNQNQSHSTSMVQPSLGPSYRDLGRNGRWDGGPFCLLSYPVIREDLDVVSVRFQPLDRVRVTVRSDTPSVMRLRLNTGMDSGGSLTIALRTNQTKIGNSTLVACVNAASPFLSFNTSHNCSTAFFQGYRLSLSASSHKANLIIPYPETENWYLSLQLLCPESPEDCEEARVQVETTLYLMPCLDDCGPYGQCLLLRRHGYLYAGCSCKAGWRGWSCTDNSTAQTEAQQRAAALLLTLSNLMFLAPIAVCVHRSLLVEASVYAYTMFFSTFYHACDQPGKAVLCILNYDTLQYCDFLGSGVSTWVTILCMARLKMVVKYVLFLLGTLVIAMSLQLDRRGAWNMMGPCLFASVIMVSMWVYRCGHRRQCYPRSWQRWAFYLLPGISMASVGVAIYTYLMTADNYYYTHSIWHVLLAGSAALLLPPREEHTEPWACPQRLPCHYQICRNDQDELYTVT, encoded by the exons ATGCCCCTGAGCGCCATGCTGCTGAGCAACACCTCCATCAACGTCTCCCACCCGGCGCCTGGGGACTGGTTTGtggctgcccacctgcccccctCCGCTGAGAAGATCCAGATGAAG GGCTTTGTTCCCACCTGTGCCTACATCTTCCAGCCTGACATGCTGGTCACGAGGGTGGTCGAGCTCTCCATCATGGAGCCTGACGTGCCTCACCCGCAGATGCTCCTCTCCCACCCTGGCTACCTCAA GATCTTCATCCCCGAGTACACACAGGAGCTGCGGCTGGAGCTGCAGGGCTGTGCGTCCAACGGGAGCCTGGGCTGCCCCGTGCGTCTCACTGTGGGCTCTGCCACCCTGCCCGGCAACTTCCAGAAGGTGCTCACCTGCAccagccccacctggccctgccGCCTGCTGCTGCCCTCGCCACCCTGGGACCGGTGGCTGCAAGTGACAGCTGAGAACCTGGCAGGACCCCACGAGGCAGTGGCTTTCAGTGCGGTAGCTGCCCTCACAG CCTGCAAGCCCTGGCGCATGACCTACCCCCCTGTCCTGCACAGCAGCCAGAACCAGAACCAGAGCCACAGCACCTCCATGGTGCAGCCGTCCCTGGGCCCCAGCTACCGAGACCTGGGCAGGAATGGCAGGTGGGACGGTGGCCCCTTCTGCCTCCTGAGCTACCCAGTCATCCGGGAGGACTTGGACGTGGTGTCTGTGCGCTTCCAGCCCCTGGACAGGGTCAGGGTGACAGTGCGCTCGGACACACCCTCCGTGATGCGGCTCCGCCTCAACACAGGCATGGACAGCGGGGGCTCCCTCACCATTGCCCTGAGGACCAACCAG ACAAAGATTGGGAACAGCACGTTGGTGGCCTGTGTGAACGCTGCCTCGCCCTTCCTCAGCTTCAACACCTCCCACAACTGCAGCACAG CCTTCTTCCAGGGCTACCGCCTGTCTCTGAGCGCCTCGTCCCACAAGGCCAACCTCATCATCCCCTACCCAGAGACAGAAAACTGGTACCTGTCCCTGCAGCTGCTGTGCCCCGAGAGTCCAGA GGACTGTGAGGAGGCCAGGGTCCAGGTTGAGACCACCTTGTACCTCATGCCCTGTCTGGACGACTGTGGACCCTACGGCCAGTGCCTCCTGCTCCGCAGACATGGCTACCTATATGCGGGATGCAGCTGCAAGGCAG GCTGGCGTGGGTGGAGCTGCACCGACAACAGCACGGCCCAGACCGAGGCGCAGCAGAGGGCCGCCGCACTGCTGCTCACACTCAGCAACCTCATGTTCCTGGCGCCCATCGCCGTCTGCGTGCACCGCTCCCTCCTGGTGGAGGCCTCCGTCTACGCCTACACTATGTTCTTCTCCACG TTCTACCACGCCTGCGACCAGCCCGGCAAGGCGGTGCTCTGCATCCTCAACTACGACACGCTGCAGTACTGTGACTTCCTGGGCTCTGGGGTGTCCACCTGGGTCACCATCCTCTGCATGGCACGGCTGAAGATGGTCGTCAAATAT GTCCTGTTTCTCCTGGGCACGCTGGTCATCGCCATGTCCTTGCAGCTGGACCGCAGGGGCGCCTGGAACATGATGGGGCCCTGCCTCTTTGCCTCCGTGATCATGGTCTCCATGTGG GTGTACCGCTGTGGGCACCGGCGCCAGTGCTACCCCCGCTCGTGGCAGCGCTGGGCCTTCTACCTCCTGCCCGGCATCTCCATGGCCTCTGTGGGCGTCGCCATCTACACTTACTTGATGACCGCCGACAACTATTACTACACCCACAGCATCTGGCACGTGCTGCTGGCAGGGAGCGCGGCATTACTGCTGCCGCCGCGGGAGGAGCACACAGAGCCCTGGGCCTGCCCGCAGAGGCTCCCCTGCCACTATCAGATCTGCAGGAACGATCAGGACGAGCTGTACACGGTGACCTGA
- the MRPL28 gene encoding large ribosomal subunit protein bL28m → MPLHKYPVCLWWRLRLRQGICARLPAHYLRSLEQTRTPAPVHYRPHGAKFKINPKNGQRERVQDVPIPLHFPPESQRGLWGGEGWILGYRYTNNDKLSRRVKKIWKPQLFQRELYSEILDKKFTVTVTMRTLDLIDEAYGFDFYILKTPKEDLCSKFGMDLKRGMLLRLARQDPQLHPDDPERRAAIYDKYKEFAIPEAEAEWVGLTLEEAIEKQRLLEEKDPVPLFKVYVEELVQQLQQQALAEPMVVQKRASGK, encoded by the exons ATGCCGCTGCACAAGTACCCGGTCTGCCTGTGGtggcggctgcggctgcggcaGGGCATCTGCGCGCGCCTGCCCGCGCACTACCTGCGCTCGCTGGAGCAGACGCGCACGCCCGCGCCCGTGCACTACCGGCCGCACGGGGCCAAGTTCAAGATCAACCCCAAGAACGGGCAGCGGGAGCGCGTGCAGGACGTGCCCATTCCGCTCCACTTCCCCCCGGAGTCCCAGCGCGGGCTGTGGGGCGGCGAGGGCTGGATCCTGGGCTACAGATACACCAACAACGACAAG CTCTCGAGGAGGGTGAAGAAGATATGGAAGCCACAGCTGTTTCAGCGAGAGCTCTACAGCGAAATCTTGGACAAGAAGTTCACAGTGACCGTGACCATGCGGACCCTGGATCTCATCGATGAGGCCTATGGCTTTGACTTCTATATCCTCAAG ACCCCCAAGGAGGACCTATGCTCCAAGTTCGGGATGGACCTGAAGCGAGGGATGCTGCTGAGGCTCGCCCGGCAGGACCCCCAGCTGCACCCGGACGATCCTGAGCGCAGGGCGGCCATCTACGACAAGTACAAG GAGTTTGCCATcccggaggcagaggcagagtggGTCGGCCTGACGCTGGAGGAGGCAATAGAGAAGCAGAGGCTTCTGGAAGAGAAG GACCCTGTCCCTCTGTTTAAGGTCTACGTGGAAGAGCTGGTCCAGCAGCTCCAGCAGCAGGCGTTGGCGGAACCCATGGTGGTGCAGAAGAGAGCCAGCGGGAAGTGA